DNA from Gemmatimonadaceae bacterium:
GAGCGCGTCGACGAGCCTGACGAACCGCATCGTCAGGCGGCCGGCATCACGACGCCGGTACAGGTGCCGAACCCGATGGGCGCCGCGCCGGCGCGCTCGGCGCGCGCGCGAATCGTCACTTCATCGCCGTCTTCGAGGAATCGCCGTTCCTCGCCGCTCGGCAGCCGCAGCGGTTGCGATCCGCGCCAGGTGAGTTCGAGGAGGCAACCCCGCGAGCCCGGGTCGGCACCGGAGATCGTGCCGGTGCCCAGCAGGTCACCCGCGCGAAGGTTGCATCCGCCCATGGTGTGGTGCGCGACGAACTGCGCCGGCGTCCAGTACAGGTCGGTGGACGACCCCAGTGAAAGCCGGTGTGGTGCCATTCCCTCGGAGCGCATGCGTTCGCTCCGCAACCAGACCTCGAGCCGGACGTCGATCCCACCTGCGGCCTGGTCGCCGGCATCCAGCAGGTAGGACAACGGCGCAGGGTCACCCGGAGCGCGCGAGGTCGCCGGGGACCGGAACGGTGCAAGCGCTTCCGAAGTGACCACCCATTGCCCCACCGTCGTCGCGAAGTTCTTGGCGAGGAACGGGCCGAGTGGCTGGTACTCCCAGGCCTGAACGTCGCGGGCCGACCAGTCATTGAGCAGGCTCACGCCAAAGACGGCCTCGCCGGCCCGCTGGATCGGCACCGGAATGCCTAACGCATTGCCGCCACCGATCCACAGTCCCAGCTCCAGTTCGTAGTCGAGGCGCCGCGTCGGCGCCACGGTCGGCGGGCCCGCGGCCTCAGCGCTCCACTGCCCGATCGGTCGACGGATCGGCGTGCCCGAAGCGACGATCGAGGACGCACGACCGTGGTAGCCGATCGGCACCCACTTGTAGTTCGGCAGGAGCGGATTGTCGGGGCGAAACATGGACCCGACGTTGGTCGCGTGATGGATCGATGCGTAGAAGTCCGTGTAGTCGCCAACCGTGGCGGGCACGCCCAGCTCGACGTCGGTGAGCGGTCGAGTGAGCCCGTCGATGTGTGCTGCACGGCGACCCGCCTCGGTATCGGCGCGCAGCGCATCGCTCACCGCGCGCCGCCTGGCGGTCCACTGCGCCGGCGACTCCGCCATGAGCGCGTTCAGCGTCGGCCCGGTGACCTGTTCCCATGCTTCACCGACCACGCCAGCGCGCGCCGCCGCCGCGACGTCGAGCACGCGGTCTCCGATGGCGACGCCCACACGCCATCCAGTGCGCTCGTCGCGAAAGACGCCCCACGGCAGGTTCTGCACAGGGAAATCGGTGGCGCCGTCGTTGGCCGATTCCACCCACGAACGGAGCGCAGGATCGTGCGTCGCGTTCGTCATGCGGCGACCAGGGCTGCGAGTTCGTCCACGGGTTCGCGAAACGAACACGAGCCAACGCCCCGCAACATCGGGCGCGCGAGCGAGGGATCGAACGGCACCTCGACTCCCGCCCAGGTGACCCGATCCCGGCCCACGGTGAAGTCGTCCAGCGAATCGGCCAGCAGGATGCGCCGCGCATCGGCGTCCGAACCGCCGGCCGCGACGAGCGACGACGCCAGCAACACGTTCAGGTAGCCGTGCATGACGCCGCGCGGACTGTCGGGCTCGTAGGTCAGCGGATAGGTGCCTCGGATGGGATGGTGCAATCCCGCGGTCGCCTTGAACGGAACCCCGGCCTCGCGGCAGGCCCGCAGAAAGGCCACGACGTCGTCCGCCGAGGGAAAGGCGTCTGCCACGACGCCGCCGGCGCGCAGTTTGGCCGCGGCGCCGATACGTCGTACCGCGGTCAGGCACGCGAGGAGCGACGGACCTGGGGCAAGTTCAACAAACAGTTCGACGCCGGGACTCTGCAGCGCTCCCAGGGCATCCACGTCGCCAGGAGATGTGGCGCGTGATTCGATCGCATCCACGACGAGTCGCCCCGTCCAGCGCGTGTTGAAGGCCGTGATCGTCGCAAGGTCGGCCGGGGA
Protein-coding regions in this window:
- the fahA gene encoding fumarylacetoacetase, with translation MTNATHDPALRSWVESANDGATDFPVQNLPWGVFRDERTGWRVGVAIGDRVLDVAAAARAGVVGEAWEQVTGPTLNALMAESPAQWTARRRAVSDALRADTEAGRRAAHIDGLTRPLTDVELGVPATVGDYTDFYASIHHATNVGSMFRPDNPLLPNYKWVPIGYHGRASSIVASGTPIRRPIGQWSAEAAGPPTVAPTRRLDYELELGLWIGGGNALGIPVPIQRAGEAVFGVSLLNDWSARDVQAWEYQPLGPFLAKNFATTVGQWVVTSEALAPFRSPATSRAPGDPAPLSYLLDAGDQAAGGIDVRLEVWLRSERMRSEGMAPHRLSLGSSTDLYWTPAQFVAHHTMGGCNLRAGDLLGTGTISGADPGSRGCLLELTWRGSQPLRLPSGEERRFLEDGDEVTIRARAERAGAAPIGFGTCTGVVMPAA